A DNA window from Haliovirga abyssi contains the following coding sequences:
- a CDS encoding TIGR02530 family flagellar biosynthesis protein, with translation MANLFIKNYGFDINNLRKDLNKEIANKKQVDKSSKFKDLLNENIVKFSAHAQKRLQMRNIKITNEGIDKIKNGIEKLKNKGGKDSVVIMDDNAFVVSVKNNTVITVVDDRNLRENVFTNIDSMIIL, from the coding sequence ATGGCAAATTTGTTCATAAAAAATTATGGTTTCGATATAAATAATTTACGAAAAGATTTAAATAAAGAGATAGCTAATAAAAAACAAGTAGATAAAAGTTCTAAATTTAAAGATTTATTAAATGAGAATATTGTAAAGTTTTCCGCACATGCACAAAAAAGACTACAAATGCGCAATATAAAAATTACGAATGAAGGAATAGATAAAATAAAAAATGGGATAGAAAAATTAAAAAATAAAGGTGGGAAAGATTCTGTGGTTATAATGGATGATAATGCCTTTGTAGTTAGTGTTAAGAATAATACGGTTATAACTGTAGTAGATGATAGAAATTTAAGAGAAAATGTTTTTACGAATATTGATAGTATGATAATTTTATAA
- a CDS encoding flagellar biosynthetic protein FliO yields MDRLLFLEIFSFFVIAIILAGALYVLRGKRKSIFFKNSNIEEIERFYYMPKVFISIVKIGEKYFMLGVTENSINKLEEILNMDEIEELKKVSSKNEIGTKFSRFFSERKDNNVENLKSRLKKMRHEDEE; encoded by the coding sequence ATGGATAGATTACTTTTTCTTGAAATTTTTTCTTTTTTTGTTATTGCTATAATTTTAGCTGGAGCATTATATGTTTTAAGAGGAAAAAGAAAAAGTATATTTTTTAAAAATAGCAATATAGAAGAAATTGAGAGATTTTATTATATGCCTAAAGTATTTATTTCTATTGTAAAAATAGGAGAAAAATATTTTATGTTAGGAGTGACAGAAAATAGTATTAATAAGTTAGAAGAGATATTAAATATGGATGAAATTGAAGAATTGAAAAAAGTTTCAAGTAAAAATGAAATTGGAACTAAATTTAGTAGATTTTTTTCTGAAAGAAAAGATAATAATGTAGAAAATTTAAAAAGTAGATTGAAAAAAATGAGGCATGAAGATGAAGAGTAA
- a CDS encoding OmpA/MotB family protein — MGEKKCPECKEGAPEYMNTYGDMMTLLMCFFVLLFAFSSLDSQKFQTMMKAFQGALGVMKGGKTVSPEKLITDSRIQNKGTEMKFAKMAKELQKELQDRLNEENKKTGKNKKLKDIADIKLTERGLKISFGDRALFDIGKAKLKKESKVMLDKIAGYIGRLENNIVVEGHTDNVPIHNNEFPSNWELSTTRATNVLRNLLKKSPSLKGRISASGYGDTRPIATNDTVSGRKKNRRVDIIILKSKDEIVSEELLKRSLQGGK; from the coding sequence ATGGGTGAAAAAAAATGTCCAGAATGTAAAGAAGGTGCGCCAGAGTACATGAACACTTATGGGGATATGATGACCCTATTAATGTGTTTTTTTGTATTATTGTTTGCGTTTTCATCTTTAGATTCTCAAAAATTTCAAACTATGATGAAAGCTTTTCAAGGGGCATTAGGAGTTATGAAAGGTGGAAAGACTGTTAGCCCAGAAAAGCTAATAACTGACAGCAGGATACAAAATAAAGGAACTGAAATGAAATTTGCAAAAATGGCAAAAGAGTTGCAAAAAGAATTACAAGATAGATTAAATGAAGAAAATAAAAAAACAGGAAAAAATAAAAAATTAAAAGATATTGCAGATATAAAATTAACTGAAAGAGGGCTGAAAATTAGTTTTGGAGATAGAGCTCTATTTGATATAGGAAAAGCAAAATTAAAAAAAGAATCAAAAGTGATGTTAGATAAGATAGCTGGATATATAGGGAGATTAGAAAATAATATAGTAGTGGAAGGTCATACTGATAATGTTCCAATACATAACAATGAGTTTCCGAGCAACTGGGAGCTTTCAACAACAAGAGCAACTAATGTTTTAAGAAATTTATTGAAAAAATCTCCTTCGTTAAAAGGGAGAATTTCAGCTTCTGGATATGGAGATACAAGACCTATAGCTACTAATGATACAGTTTCAGGAAGAAAAAAAAATAGAAGAGTTGATATAATTATATTGAAAAGTAAAGATGAGATAGTTAGTGAAGAGTTATTGAAAAGAAGTTTACAAGGAGGAAAATAG
- a CDS encoding flagellar hook protein FlgE: MMPSLFSGVTGLKNHQVMMDTIGNNIANINTVGYKRSRVAFQDLMSNTLSNASAPQSGELGGRNPIQVGLGAKVGSIDTIFTNGSPQVTGRDSDISIDGEGMFMVGEGKNTYYTRAGNFGLDSDGFLVASNGMKVQGWQATKKSDGTTEIAAGAPIGNLDIKLGEVLPAKATSVISYAGNLNADGGLSDIRLTVDADGNGTGTSDVDVSIKFTYDVDNDRWNWSASNAAGSTSTPTISGSGYMTLDADGNITGSVTSAEIKNDSNGKVLIDVPTNGKITFKEKIKSANTSTSKFVTNKIVNSSTVYDSEGATHALSMEYTKIDENMWKFNATEGDGLDVNNGKGFMTFDSYGQFRGAYTFAETDSADSTKLGTITDSDGTSINSYPSQTALGITTDSSVKANYLLEGEDASSKTAPYYLDNRGVIKYRGATDSDGNGIPDKDKYGNTIDEITLTSIPEEGEIMNNAYSGSFSFDPGNAGGALPPDEGAELVSIQPDFIGVNQFHSDYGVKFTGQDGYGMGELSNFRFTDNGDIIGEYSNEYKQIIGRISIAKFFNPAGLAKIGSTMFTQTSNSGEAQVVRPGTSASGTLAPGKLEMSNVDLAQEFTDMIIAQRGFQANSKTISTADQLLQDLISLKR; encoded by the coding sequence ATGATGCCATCGTTGTTTTCAGGAGTAACAGGGTTAAAAAATCATCAAGTGATGATGGATACAATAGGGAATAATATAGCGAATATAAATACTGTAGGATATAAAAGATCGAGAGTGGCATTTCAAGATCTAATGAGTAATACGTTATCAAATGCAAGTGCTCCGCAAAGTGGAGAACTTGGAGGCAGAAACCCTATTCAAGTTGGATTAGGAGCTAAAGTAGGGAGTATTGATACTATTTTTACAAATGGATCTCCACAGGTAACAGGAAGAGATTCTGATATAAGTATTGATGGTGAAGGGATGTTTATGGTTGGAGAAGGAAAAAACACTTATTATACTAGAGCTGGAAATTTTGGGCTTGATTCAGATGGGTTTCTTGTGGCAAGTAATGGAATGAAAGTTCAAGGTTGGCAAGCGACTAAAAAAAGTGATGGAACAACTGAAATAGCAGCAGGAGCTCCAATAGGAAATTTAGATATAAAATTAGGAGAAGTTTTACCTGCAAAAGCTACATCTGTTATAAGCTATGCTGGGAATTTAAATGCTGATGGTGGTCTTAGCGACATAAGACTTACAGTAGATGCAGATGGAAATGGTACAGGAACTAGCGATGTTGATGTGAGTATTAAGTTTACATATGATGTCGATAATGACAGATGGAATTGGAGTGCTAGTAATGCAGCTGGGAGTACATCGACACCTACAATATCTGGAAGTGGATATATGACATTAGATGCAGACGGGAATATAACTGGAAGTGTAACATCTGCTGAAATAAAAAATGATTCTAATGGAAAAGTATTGATTGATGTTCCTACTAATGGAAAGATAACTTTTAAAGAAAAAATAAAATCTGCAAATACTTCTACAAGTAAATTTGTCACAAATAAGATAGTTAATTCAAGTACTGTTTATGATTCGGAAGGAGCTACACATGCGTTAAGCATGGAATATACTAAAATTGATGAAAATATGTGGAAATTTAATGCTACAGAAGGAGATGGACTTGACGTAAATAATGGGAAAGGTTTTATGACTTTTGATTCATATGGACAGTTTAGAGGAGCGTATACATTTGCGGAAACAGATAGTGCAGATTCTACAAAATTAGGAACAATTACAGATTCTGATGGAACAAGTATAAATAGTTATCCTTCTCAAACGGCTTTAGGAATTACTACAGACAGTTCTGTAAAAGCTAATTATCTATTAGAAGGGGAAGATGCCTCTTCTAAAACAGCTCCTTATTATTTGGATAATAGAGGAGTTATAAAATATAGAGGAGCTACAGATTCTGATGGTAATGGAATACCGGATAAAGATAAATATGGAAATACAATTGATGAGATAACTTTAACATCGATTCCTGAAGAGGGAGAGATTATGAATAATGCTTATTCTGGAAGTTTTAGTTTTGATCCTGGGAATGCAGGAGGAGCTTTACCGCCAGATGAAGGTGCGGAATTAGTAAGTATTCAACCTGATTTTATTGGAGTAAATCAATTTCATTCAGATTATGGAGTTAAATTTACAGGACAAGATGGATATGGAATGGGAGAGTTATCAAATTTTAGATTTACAGATAATGGAGATATAATAGGAGAATATTCAAATGAATATAAACAAATAATAGGAAGAATTTCAATTGCAAAGTTTTTTAATCCAGCAGGATTGGCAAAAATAGGGAGTACAATGTTTACACAAACATCAAATTCTGGAGAGGCTCAAGTTGTAAGGCCGGGGACCTCAGCATCTGGAACGTTAGCACCTGGAAAATTGGAGATGTCAAATGTTGATTTAGCTCAAGAATTTACAGATATGATAATAGCTCAAAGAGGGTTTCAAGCTAATTCTAAAACTATTTCTACAGCGGATCAATTATTACAAGATTTGATAAGTTTAAAAAGATAA
- a CDS encoding flagellar basal body-associated FliL family protein: MPDEEKKEMPFITKALIVAILAVVIIILAAGISYFVASKAIKTSSTAQIEGGGKSKKDSKKDKDKNVSGPIVDFGGFTVNLNEKETRYLVCKIQFEIDPTGKDKGKNGQLEVPEKLVILQDRVLTILRSKSIMDLAQDPSLKNLKKEIINAVNKVLEKSKISGVYFTSWIIQ; the protein is encoded by the coding sequence ATGCCAGATGAAGAGAAAAAAGAGATGCCTTTTATAACAAAAGCGTTAATTGTGGCGATATTAGCTGTTGTAATAATAATTTTAGCTGCAGGTATTTCATATTTTGTAGCTTCTAAAGCAATAAAAACTAGTTCTACAGCTCAAATTGAAGGTGGAGGAAAATCTAAAAAAGATTCAAAAAAAGATAAAGATAAAAATGTTTCTGGACCTATTGTTGATTTTGGAGGATTTACAGTAAATTTAAATGAGAAAGAAACAAGGTATTTAGTTTGCAAGATACAATTTGAAATAGATCCAACAGGAAAAGACAAAGGGAAAAATGGTCAACTGGAGGTTCCGGAAAAATTGGTTATATTGCAAGATAGAGTTTTAACAATTTTGAGAAGTAAAAGCATTATGGATTTGGCACAAGATCCAAGTTTGAAAAATTTAAAAAAAGAGATTATAAATGCAGTGAATAAAGTTTTAGAAAAAAGTAAAATTAGTGGTGTATATTTTACAAGTTGGATAATTCAATAG
- a CDS encoding flagellar hook-length control protein FliK has translation MEKTIAAQNVLPIKIGKNSIKGGVKNKEVVVSKLKQFKEILNENMKKEKKSFNLAEKDIKEGKTIDKKTTELLKKVKKREKKLDVNSEMDLKGVIFSLTKGEISKEDFVNRVSKLLNSETSKIGAEELLKDGNKRDLLGKEGTVKNGNLKVKKTRSKKQNETKVKAKNVNIEREDLSIDQKLKRALKLEKIKKSKDQIKNIDLNQKEIKLKNGLIPKEKEIKTTKKTKQTVIEKKKPVQNEIKLKSDLIPKEKEIKTAKKSKQTVIENKKPVQNELKLKSGLIPKEKEIKTKKKLEQTVIEKKKPVQNELKLKSGLIPKEKEIKTKKKLEQTVIEKKKPVQKEIKLKNKLIPKEKEIKTTKKPEQAVIEKKKPVKNEIKLKSDLIPKEKEIKTTKKPKQTVIEKRKPVKNEIKLKSDLISKEKEIKTTKKPEQAVIEKKKTVKNEIKLKSDLIPKEKEIKTTKKPKQTVIEKRKPVKNEIKLKSDLIPKEKEIKTTKKPEQTVIEKKKPVKNEIKLKSDLIPKEKEIKTKKKLEQTVIEKKKPVQKEITSEKILEDVKGIKEGFKQNNVSVAEKKSKESPIAIENLEVIKGTANESIVLKNNINNKGNKLKQKKETYNGFLNGEIKEDKLNVLKEKILENPKINNEKDLEVKFSDDKIENRSNKIKFDRKVFNADIKKVTLKKYGFKKIERKKIETDNIISRDNTNIMKDNNIKAEPKKVIQQNTKLNYTNILEQVENGIKMNFNSSTKEMKIKLHPEELGELEIKIRIEHNIMKAEFVVDNQKVKEILENNFNNLRNNLNDKGFSGAEINVTISNGNFQENRNGKKEKVNDFFKKKNKISSSEIDINSENIDVNSKYDYITNEGISILA, from the coding sequence ATGGAGAAAACTATTGCAGCACAAAATGTTTTGCCAATTAAAATTGGGAAAAACAGTATAAAAGGAGGTGTGAAAAACAAGGAAGTAGTTGTATCTAAGTTAAAACAATTTAAAGAAATATTAAATGAAAATATGAAAAAAGAGAAAAAAAGTTTTAATTTAGCTGAAAAAGATATAAAAGAAGGAAAAACAATTGATAAAAAAACAACTGAATTATTAAAAAAAGTAAAAAAAAGAGAGAAAAAATTAGATGTAAATTCAGAAATGGATTTAAAAGGGGTAATCTTCAGTTTAACAAAAGGAGAAATTTCGAAAGAAGATTTTGTTAATAGAGTATCAAAATTATTAAATTCAGAAACGTCTAAAATAGGGGCAGAGGAACTATTAAAAGATGGGAACAAAAGAGATTTGTTAGGAAAAGAAGGAACTGTAAAAAATGGTAATTTAAAAGTGAAAAAAACCAGATCAAAAAAACAGAATGAAACAAAGGTAAAAGCCAAAAATGTTAATATTGAAAGAGAAGATTTGTCTATTGATCAAAAATTAAAAAGAGCATTAAAACTAGAAAAAATCAAAAAATCAAAGGATCAAATAAAAAATATTGATTTGAATCAAAAAGAAATAAAATTAAAAAACGGCTTAATTCCAAAAGAAAAAGAGATAAAAACAACGAAGAAAACAAAACAAACAGTAATTGAAAAGAAAAAACCAGTTCAAAACGAAATAAAATTAAAAAGTGACTTAATTCCAAAAGAAAAAGAGATAAAAACAGCAAAGAAATCAAAACAAACAGTAATTGAAAATAAAAAACCAGTTCAAAACGAACTGAAATTAAAAAGCGGCTTAATTCCAAAAGAAAAAGAGATAAAAACAAAGAAGAAATTAGAACAAACAGTAATTGAAAAGAAAAAACCAGTTCAAAACGAACTGAAATTAAAAAGTGGCTTAATTCCAAAAGAAAAAGAAATAAAAACAAAGAAGAAATTAGAACAAACAGTAATTGAAAAGAAAAAACCAGTTCAAAAAGAAATAAAATTAAAAAACAAATTAATTCCAAAAGAAAAAGAGATAAAAACAACAAAGAAACCAGAACAAGCAGTAATTGAAAAGAAAAAACCAGTTAAAAATGAAATAAAATTAAAAAGTGACTTAATTCCAAAAGAAAAAGAGATAAAAACAACAAAGAAACCAAAACAAACAGTAATTGAAAAGAGAAAACCAGTTAAAAACGAAATAAAATTAAAAAGTGACTTAATTTCAAAAGAAAAAGAGATAAAAACAACAAAGAAACCAGAACAAGCAGTAATTGAAAAGAAAAAAACAGTTAAAAATGAAATAAAATTAAAAAGTGACTTAATTCCAAAAGAAAAAGAGATAAAAACAACAAAGAAACCAAAACAAACAGTAATTGAAAAGAGAAAACCAGTTAAAAACGAAATAAAATTAAAAAGCGACTTAATTCCAAAAGAAAAAGAGATAAAAACAACAAAGAAACCAGAACAAACAGTAATTGAAAAGAAAAAACCAGTTAAAAACGAAATAAAATTAAAAAGCGACTTAATTCCAAAAGAAAAAGAGATAAAAACAAAGAAGAAATTAGAACAAACAGTAATTGAAAAGAAAAAACCAGTTCAAAAAGAAATAACATCTGAAAAGATATTGGAAGATGTAAAAGGGATAAAAGAGGGATTTAAACAAAACAATGTATCAGTAGCAGAGAAAAAATCAAAAGAGTCGCCTATTGCTATAGAAAATTTAGAAGTAATAAAAGGGACAGCTAATGAATCGATTGTTTTGAAAAATAATATCAATAATAAAGGCAATAAATTGAAACAAAAAAAAGAAACATATAATGGTTTTTTGAATGGAGAAATTAAAGAAGATAAATTAAATGTGTTAAAAGAAAAAATATTGGAAAATCCAAAAATAAATAATGAAAAAGATTTGGAAGTTAAATTTTCTGATGATAAAATAGAAAACAGATCAAATAAAATAAAATTTGATAGAAAAGTTTTTAATGCAGATATAAAAAAAGTTACATTAAAAAAATATGGTTTTAAAAAGATAGAAAGAAAAAAAATAGAAACAGATAATATTATTTCAAGAGATAATACGAATATAATGAAAGATAACAATATAAAAGCAGAGCCTAAAAAAGTTATTCAACAAAATACAAAATTAAATTATACAAATATATTAGAACAGGTTGAAAATGGAATAAAAATGAATTTTAATTCTTCAACAAAAGAGATGAAGATAAAATTACATCCAGAAGAATTAGGAGAGTTAGAAATAAAAATAAGAATAGAACATAATATAATGAAAGCAGAATTTGTTGTGGATAATCAAAAAGTAAAAGAGATATTAGAAAATAATTTTAATAATTTGAGAAATAATTTGAATGATAAAGGCTTTTCAGGAGCAGAAATTAATGTAACTATTTCTAATGGAAATTTTCAAGAGAATAGAAATGGAAAAAAAGAGAAAGTTAATGATTTTTTTAAGAAAAAAAATAAAATAAGTAGTTCAGAAATAGATATAAATTCCGAAAATATAGATGTAAACTCGAAATATGATTATATTACAAACGAAGGAATAAGTATTTTAGCGTAG
- a CDS encoding flagellar FlbD family protein, whose protein sequence is MIILNTVGKNSKEIVVNAELIEIIEEIPETLITLTTGKKILIKEKKEEVINFVVNYKRSILI, encoded by the coding sequence ATGATCATATTAAATACAGTAGGAAAAAATAGCAAGGAGATAGTTGTTAATGCTGAGTTGATAGAAATAATAGAAGAGATTCCTGAAACTTTGATAACTTTAACAACAGGAAAAAAAATTTTAATTAAAGAAAAAAAAGAGGAAGTTATTAATTTTGTCGTAAATTATAAAAGAAGTATATTGATATAA
- a CDS encoding flagellar hook capping FlgD N-terminal domain-containing protein, whose protein sequence is MDAISGAVKTQEQYKDTREIKNNTQTLGKDAFMKLLVAQMQNQDPLNPMSNTDSIAQLAQFSSLEQMTTLNESFNSLSTNQKIANISAGAQFLGKEVEGSAGDDQIQGKVVGASFKDGNPILRVDLGDGSYKSIAMQDITSVK, encoded by the coding sequence ATGGATGCTATAAGTGGAGCAGTAAAAACACAAGAACAGTATAAGGATACAAGGGAAATAAAAAATAATACACAAACTCTAGGAAAAGATGCATTTATGAAATTGTTAGTAGCTCAAATGCAAAATCAAGATCCATTGAACCCAATGTCAAATACAGATTCAATTGCACAATTAGCACAGTTTAGTTCGCTAGAGCAAATGACAACATTGAATGAATCTTTTAATAGTTTGAGTACGAACCAAAAAATAGCGAATATATCAGCAGGTGCTCAATTTCTAGGAAAAGAAGTAGAAGGTTCGGCTGGAGATGATCAGATACAAGGTAAAGTTGTAGGAGCATCTTTTAAAGATGGAAATCCTATATTAAGAGTAGATTTAGGAGACGGGAGTTATAAAAGCATTGCTATGCAAGATATTACAAGTGTAAAATAG
- the fliM gene encoding flagellar motor switch protein FliM, with protein sequence MAEVLSQDEIDALLSAISTGEVNLEEAKSIEEEKKVKVYDFKRPDKLSKDQLRTIQMIHETFARLNTTMLSAQLRSAIQIQVISVDQITYEEFIRSIPEFTILGIFDVGSLEGNAILEMNPNIVYTIIDRLFGGPGEMIDLSRELTDIELTVIERVILKLLNNLKESWSNIIEVSPRIEQIESNPQFVQVVGPNEMVVLVTFEVKIGSVEGMMNICLPYPMIDPIVSKLSAQYWFSSVRKEMTKENLGALKSRLNKVNVPLIANLGKAIVSLNDLLKLKQGDVLKLNQSANKNLDISVGNKLKFKATPGTVGKKMAITIKEVLEEGSD encoded by the coding sequence ATGGCAGAAGTATTATCGCAGGACGAAATTGACGCACTGTTGTCAGCCATATCAACTGGAGAAGTAAATTTAGAAGAAGCAAAAAGTATAGAAGAAGAAAAAAAAGTAAAAGTTTATGACTTTAAAAGACCAGATAAATTATCTAAGGATCAGCTGAGAACAATTCAAATGATTCATGAAACTTTTGCTAGATTAAACACTACAATGCTTTCTGCTCAACTTAGATCGGCTATTCAAATACAAGTTATTTCTGTTGACCAAATAACTTATGAGGAATTTATTCGTTCTATACCAGAATTTACTATTTTAGGGATATTTGATGTTGGTAGTTTAGAGGGAAATGCTATATTAGAGATGAATCCCAATATAGTATATACAATAATAGATCGGTTATTTGGTGGACCTGGAGAAATGATAGATCTGTCAAGGGAACTTACTGATATTGAATTAACTGTTATAGAAAGAGTTATTTTAAAATTATTAAATAATTTAAAAGAGTCATGGTCAAATATAATAGAAGTTTCACCACGAATAGAACAAATAGAATCAAATCCACAATTTGTACAAGTAGTTGGGCCAAACGAAATGGTGGTGCTTGTAACATTTGAAGTGAAAATTGGAAGTGTGGAAGGGATGATGAATATATGTCTTCCTTATCCAATGATAGATCCAATTGTTTCTAAATTATCAGCACAATATTGGTTTTCATCTGTAAGAAAAGAGATGACAAAAGAGAATTTAGGAGCTTTAAAAAGTAGATTGAATAAAGTTAATGTACCACTTATAGCTAATCTTGGTAAAGCTATAGTTTCTCTTAATGATTTATTGAAACTAAAACAAGGGGATGTATTAAAATTAAATCAAAGTGCAAATAAAAATTTGGATATATCTGTGGGTAATAAATTGAAATTTAAAGCTACCCCAGGGACAGTAGGAAAAAAAATGGCGATAACTATAAAAGAAGTTTTAGAGGAAGGAAGTGATTAA
- a CDS encoding motility protein A, protein MDIATVIGFVAILMLMLIGMGFNLGPFVDVQSAAIVVGGTGGALLMSYPLPVILKIGGIMKNAFFNSLPDTGIVITTLVSFSEKARREGLLALEADVESLEDEFMKKGIQLIVDGTDPELVKSILDTEVSFVDERHTVGKGMMDTGASLGPAFGMLGTLIGLILMLGNLSDPGSLGPSMAIALITTLYGSFIANVVFTPIANKLGYYNSREVLSKQMVIEGILSIQAGDNPKVLEEKLKSFLSGSERGAVAPKEGE, encoded by the coding sequence ATGGATATAGCTACAGTCATTGGATTTGTTGCTATTTTAATGTTAATGTTAATAGGGATGGGGTTTAATTTAGGGCCATTTGTAGATGTACAATCAGCAGCTATAGTTGTTGGTGGAACTGGCGGAGCACTTTTAATGTCATATCCATTGCCAGTTATATTAAAAATTGGTGGAATTATGAAAAATGCATTTTTTAATTCTTTGCCTGATACTGGAATAGTTATAACTACATTGGTAAGTTTTTCAGAAAAGGCAAGAAGAGAGGGACTTTTAGCATTGGAAGCTGATGTAGAGTCATTAGAAGATGAATTTATGAAAAAAGGAATTCAGTTAATAGTAGATGGAACAGATCCAGAATTGGTAAAAAGTATATTAGATACAGAAGTTTCGTTTGTGGATGAGAGGCATACTGTAGGGAAAGGAATGATGGATACTGGTGCTAGTTTAGGGCCTGCTTTTGGTATGCTAGGAACGCTAATAGGACTTATACTTATGTTAGGGAATTTAAGTGATCCAGGTTCATTAGGGCCATCAATGGCAATCGCATTAATTACGACTTTGTATGGTTCTTTTATAGCAAATGTAGTTTTTACTCCAATAGCTAATAAGTTGGGATATTATAATTCAAGAGAAGTTCTTAGTAAACAAATGGTAATAGAGGGGATTTTATCTATTCAAGCGGGAGATAATCCAAAAGTTTTAGAAGAAAAATTAAAATCATTTTTATCAGGTAGCGAAAGAGGAGCTGTTGCACCAAAAGAGGGGGAATAA
- the fliY gene encoding flagellar motor switch phosphatase FliY, protein MEGILSQEEIDALLGGGDSAGTEPEPKESNFEKKIHLTQDEKDVIGEVGNISLGSSSTALSTLLGKNVSITTPKVEVWNLEELKSKLAGEEKVVIQIEYKSGFSGLNMLIMESKNALIIGDLMMGNDGSNPPDKLEDLYLSAVVESMNQMMGSSATSLAGMFKKEIDINPPSVSVSNIDEINSKTDFFNKNNEFVIVIFDMKIEGLIDTNIYQILSAEFAREMVSEMHKMSGEEEEPQQPQPQMQQQTIQQNPQMQQPQINQNMGMQMPPNMGWQQPQMQNMGMPQQPQMMGGYQNFQQPVNVQPVQFASFGNSIQQEMPSNIDLIMDVPLQVTVELGRTKMQIKEILDLGPGSIVELDKLAGEPLNILVNGKLIAKGEVVVIDESFGVRVIDIVSKMERLNKVQ, encoded by the coding sequence ATGGAGGGAATTTTATCTCAGGAGGAGATAGATGCTTTGCTTGGTGGGGGAGATTCTGCAGGAACAGAACCAGAGCCTAAAGAATCTAATTTTGAAAAAAAAATACATTTAACTCAAGATGAAAAAGATGTTATAGGAGAGGTTGGGAATATCTCTTTAGGATCATCTTCAACAGCGTTATCAACGTTACTAGGGAAAAATGTTTCAATAACAACTCCAAAAGTAGAAGTTTGGAATTTGGAGGAATTAAAATCTAAATTAGCTGGAGAAGAAAAAGTAGTTATTCAAATAGAATATAAAAGTGGTTTTAGTGGATTAAATATGCTGATAATGGAAAGTAAAAACGCACTTATAATAGGGGATTTGATGATGGGAAACGATGGTAGTAACCCGCCAGATAAATTAGAAGATTTATATTTAAGTGCAGTTGTAGAATCGATGAATCAAATGATGGGAAGTTCAGCAACTTCATTAGCTGGGATGTTTAAAAAAGAGATAGATATAAATCCACCTTCAGTATCAGTAAGTAATATAGATGAAATTAATTCAAAAACAGATTTTTTTAATAAAAATAATGAATTTGTAATTGTAATATTTGATATGAAAATAGAAGGATTAATAGATACTAATATTTATCAAATTTTAAGCGCAGAATTTGCAAGAGAAATGGTTTCTGAAATGCATAAAATGAGTGGGGAAGAAGAGGAGCCTCAACAACCACAACCACAAATGCAACAGCAAACTATTCAACAGAATCCACAAATGCAACAACCACAAATAAATCAAAATATGGGGATGCAAATGCCACCGAATATGGGATGGCAACAACCACAAATGCAAAACATGGGAATGCCTCAACAGCCACAAATGATGGGAGGATATCAAAACTTTCAACAACCTGTAAATGTACAACCAGTACAATTTGCATCTTTTGGAAATTCAATTCAGCAAGAAATGCCTTCAAACATAGATTTGATAATGGATGTTCCATTGCAAGTTACTGTAGAATTGGGAAGAACAAAAATGCAGATAAAAGAAATACTTGACTTAGGGCCAGGTTCTATAGTAGAATTAGATAAGTTAGCAGGAGAGCCACTAAATATACTAGTTAATGGGAAATTGATTGCAAAAGGAGAAGTAGTTGTAATTGATGAAAGTTTTGGAGTTAGGGTAATAGATATTGTTAGTAAAATGGAAAGATTAAATAAAGTCCAATAA
- a CDS encoding response regulator, whose protein sequence is MGTKVLIVDDAAFMRMMIKNILSKAGYEIVGEAENGAQAVSKFKEAKPDLVTMDITMPEMDGITAVKEIMKMDGTAKIIMCSAMGQQAMVIDAIQAGAKDFIVKPFQPNRVLEAVGKVVGS, encoded by the coding sequence ATGGGAACTAAAGTATTGATTGTTGATGATGCGGCGTTTATGAGAATGATGATTAAAAACATTTTATCAAAAGCAGGGTATGAAATAGTTGGTGAAGCTGAAAATGGTGCTCAAGCGGTATCGAAATTTAAAGAGGCAAAACCAGATTTAGTTACTATGGATATTACTATGCCAGAAATGGATGGGATTACTGCAGTAAAAGAAATAATGAAAATGGATGGAACTGCAAAAATAATAATGTGTAGTGCAATGGGACAACAAGCAATGGTTATAGATGCAATACAAGCAGGCGCAAAAGATTTTATAGTTAAACCATTCCAACCTAATAGAGTATTAGAAGCAGTAGGGAAAGTTGTAGGAAGTTAG